One Peptostreptococcus equinus genomic window carries:
- the prmA gene encoding 50S ribosomal protein L11 methyltransferase — MSSSWIEIKINTTTEAVEAITNILFENGAQGAMIEDPKDFKFQKTHDYDWDYVDEDMLKHEDDSVYIKTYISEERDILSFIENIKLRINELTSFGLDIGKGSIETDKVKEDDWAHNWMKYYKPTKIGKNIVIKPEWEDYEADENDIILEMNPGMAFGTGNHETTSMCISNLEKYVKKDFTVYDIGCGSGILGITAAKLGVKQVFAIDIDAMAVKVAKENIEKNNVGDIVTAIVGNLADEIDKNKKADIIVANIIADIIVFLAKDVKTYLKNDGIFISSGIIHAKIDEVVQSLEKAGFEILEVEKKGEWACVIAK; from the coding sequence ATGAGTAGTTCATGGATTGAAATAAAGATAAATACGACAACAGAAGCTGTAGAAGCTATTACAAATATACTTTTTGAAAATGGTGCTCAAGGAGCTATGATTGAGGATCCAAAAGACTTTAAATTCCAAAAGACCCATGATTATGACTGGGATTATGTGGATGAAGATATGCTAAAACATGAGGATGACTCAGTTTATATAAAGACTTATATATCAGAAGAAAGAGATATCTTATCTTTTATAGAAAATATCAAGCTTAGAATTAATGAGCTTACAAGTTTTGGTCTTGATATAGGTAAGGGTAGTATTGAAACTGATAAAGTTAAAGAAGATGATTGGGCTCATAATTGGATGAAATACTATAAACCTACTAAAATAGGAAAAAATATTGTTATAAAGCCTGAATGGGAAGATTATGAGGCTGATGAAAATGATATAATATTAGAAATGAATCCAGGAATGGCTTTTGGGACAGGAAATCATGAAACAACAAGTATGTGTATATCTAATTTGGAAAAATATGTTAAAAAAGATTTTACTGTATATGATATAGGTTGCGGTAGTGGAATATTGGGAATAACTGCTGCAAAATTAGGCGTAAAACAAGTATTTGCAATAGATATAGATGCTATGGCGGTAAAAGTGGCAAAAGAAAATATTGAGAAAAACAATGTTGGTGATATAGTTACTGCAATAGTTGGAAATTTGGCTGATGAAATTGATAAAAACAAAAAAGCTGATATAATTGTAGCAAATATTATAGCCGATATAATAGTATTCCTAGCAAAAGATGTTAAAACATATTTAAAAAATGATGGTATTTTTATATCATCTGGAATAATTCATGCTAAGATAGATGAAGTGGTTCAATCGTTAGAAAAAGCAGGGTTTGAAATATTAGAAGTAGAAAAAAAGGGAGAATGGGCTTGTGTTATAGCCAAATAA
- the hpf gene encoding ribosome hibernation-promoting factor, HPF/YfiA family, translating into MKIIISGKQIKLTEGIKSYIEKKFGKLEKFLSPESEIRVTVSANKKERQKVEVTLDNINGHIVRAEDVQDDLYSAIDIVCDKLNRQIVKYKNKFKTRVPGKDTIRMEYFDEFIDAYEDEEPFLDDSEMTFERKKKFYLRPMSPDEAVLQMNLLGHDFFLFKDQDTFEVCLVYRRGDGGYGLIEQE; encoded by the coding sequence ATGAAAATCATTATATCTGGAAAACAAATAAAATTAACTGAGGGCATCAAATCTTATATTGAAAAGAAATTTGGGAAACTAGAAAAATTTTTAAGTCCTGAATCAGAAATTCGTGTAACAGTTAGTGCTAACAAGAAAGAAAGACAAAAAGTTGAAGTAACTTTGGACAACATCAATGGTCATATAGTTAGAGCAGAAGATGTACAAGATGATTTGTATTCTGCTATTGATATTGTTTGTGACAAGTTAAATAGACAAATTGTTAAATATAAAAATAAATTTAAGACAAGAGTACCAGGAAAAGATACAATTAGGATGGAATACTTTGATGAATTTATTGATGCTTATGAAGATGAAGAACCATTTTTAGATGATAGCGAAATGACATTTGAGAGAAAGAAAAAATTTTATTTAAGACCTATGAGTCCTGATGAAGCTGTATTACAGATGAATTTACTAGGACATGACTTCTTCTTATTTAAAGATCAAGATACATTTGAGGTATGCTTGGTGTATAGAAGAGGCGATGGTGGATATGGTTTAATAGAGCAAGAATAA
- the dnaJ gene encoding molecular chaperone DnaJ: protein MANKDYYATLGISRDADDKEIKKAYRKMAMKYHPDKNPDDKEAEEKFKEVNEAYEILSDAEKKNIYDQYGSDAVNGQGGFGGAGGFGAGGFEDIFDIFGSAFGGGFGGFGGGSARRRGPMRGDDIRQSITIDFKDAAFGKKLSIKINRNEECSKCHGSGAKPGTSKKTCSTCGGTGTVRDVKQTPFGNIASTRTCPTCGGTGEIIEEPCDKCHGKGYTRKTKTIDVDIPAGIDDGQIIRLAGQGEYGELGGPRGDLLIIVNVRNDDIFERQGFDVYVEMPISFVQAALGDDVLVPTIDGNVKYSIPEGTQTGTVFRLKGKGIQRLNSTSRGDQYVKVNVEVPTKLSDKQKDLLKEFAKESGGEVSGNKKKFSQKIEEFFTK, encoded by the coding sequence TTGGCGAATAAAGACTATTATGCTACTCTGGGTATTTCTAGAGATGCAGATGATAAAGAAATTAAAAAAGCATACAGGAAAATGGCTATGAAATATCATCCGGACAAAAATCCGGATGATAAAGAAGCCGAAGAAAAATTTAAAGAAGTGAATGAAGCTTATGAAATTTTATCTGATGCTGAAAAGAAAAATATATACGACCAATATGGTTCAGATGCAGTAAATGGCCAAGGAGGTTTTGGCGGAGCTGGCGGTTTTGGAGCCGGTGGATTTGAAGATATATTTGATATATTTGGTTCTGCATTTGGCGGAGGCTTTGGTGGATTCGGTGGCGGTAGTGCCAGAAGAAGAGGACCAATGCGTGGTGATGATATAAGACAGAGTATAACAATTGACTTTAAAGATGCTGCATTCGGTAAAAAACTTTCTATTAAGATTAATAGAAATGAAGAGTGTAGTAAGTGTCATGGATCAGGTGCAAAGCCAGGTACATCTAAAAAAACATGTTCAACATGTGGAGGAACAGGTACAGTAAGAGATGTAAAGCAAACACCATTTGGTAATATTGCTTCTACAAGAACTTGTCCAACATGTGGAGGAACAGGAGAAATAATAGAAGAGCCATGTGATAAGTGTCATGGTAAAGGCTATACAAGAAAGACTAAGACGATAGATGTTGATATACCAGCAGGTATAGATGATGGACAGATTATTAGATTAGCTGGACAAGGTGAATATGGTGAATTAGGTGGTCCAAGAGGAGACTTGCTGATCATAGTCAATGTTAGAAATGACGATATATTTGAAAGACAGGGATTTGATGTATATGTAGAAATGCCAATATCTTTTGTACAGGCAGCTCTAGGTGATGATGTACTAGTTCCAACAATAGATGGTAATGTAAAATATTCAATACCAGAAGGAACACAAACAGGAACAGTATTTAGATTAAAAGGTAAGGGTATACAGAGATTAAACTCTACTAGTAGGGGCGATCAATATGTGAAGGTAAATGTAGAGGTTCCTACTAAATTATCAGATAAGCAAAAAGATTTATTGAAAGAATTTGCTAAAGAATCTGGTGGAGAAGTATCAGGCAATAAAAAGAAGTTCTCACAAAAGATAGAAGAATTTTTCACAAAATGA
- a CDS encoding 16S rRNA (uracil(1498)-N(3))-methyltransferase, translating to MDRFFVKEENIDIENKKMFIEGEDVKHISKVLRYSIGDKLEICDGKNKEYICSIADISKNIIELQIEEKVGINRESNIQVVIYQGLPKSQKMEYILQKLTESGVYEIVLVDTKRSIVNLDDKKMDKKFERWERIVYEAAKQCKRGIVPKIRGILTFDQAIEDMKNNDFNISPYEEEKSMGIKKILKSDECRQSMNKEKAKIGIFIGPEGGFECQENEKIKKSGAKSVAMGPRIFRTETACVIATAITLYELGDIGGN from the coding sequence ATGGATAGATTTTTTGTCAAAGAAGAAAATATTGATATAGAAAATAAAAAAATGTTTATTGAAGGTGAAGATGTAAAGCATATATCCAAAGTATTGAGGTATAGTATTGGGGACAAACTCGAAATATGTGATGGAAAAAATAAGGAATATATATGTAGCATAGCTGATATAAGCAAAAATATAATAGAGCTTCAGATAGAAGAAAAAGTTGGTATTAATAGAGAATCTAATATACAAGTAGTCATATACCAAGGCTTGCCAAAGAGTCAAAAGATGGAGTATATTCTTCAAAAACTTACAGAAAGCGGCGTATATGAAATTGTATTGGTCGATACAAAAAGGTCAATAGTTAATTTAGACGATAAAAAAATGGATAAAAAGTTTGAACGTTGGGAAAGAATTGTATATGAAGCTGCCAAACAATGCAAAAGAGGAATTGTACCAAAGATAAGAGGTATATTGACCTTTGATCAAGCAATTGAGGATATGAAAAATAATGATTTCAATATTAGCCCATATGAAGAAGAAAAATCTATGGGGATAAAAAAAATCCTTAAAAGTGATGAATGTAGGCAATCTATGAATAAGGAAAAAGCTAAAATAGGTATTTTTATAGGACCAGAAGGCGGATTTGAATGCCAGGAAAATGAAAAAATAAAAAAATCGGGAGCTAAATCTGTAGCTATGGGACCGAGAATATTTAGAACAGAAACAGCTTGTGTGATTGCTACAGCAATTACTTTATACGAGTTAGGTGATATAGGAGGAAATTAA
- the rpsU gene encoding 30S ribosomal protein S21 produces MSEVRVRENESLDSALRRFKRQCAMSGIMSEVRKREHYDKPSVKRKKKAEAARRKNAKR; encoded by the coding sequence ATGTCAGAAGTAAGAGTAAGAGAAAACGAATCATTGGATAGTGCGCTTAGAAGATTTAAGAGACAGTGTGCTATGTCTGGCATAATGTCAGAAGTTAGAAAAAGAGAACACTATGATAAGCCAAGTGTTAAGCGTAAGAAAAAAGCAGAAGCAGCTAGAAGAAAAAACGCTAAAAGATAG
- the mtaB gene encoding tRNA (N(6)-L-threonylcarbamoyladenosine(37)-C(2))-methylthiotransferase MtaB, protein MKKVAFYTLGCKVNQYETEAMLELFEKGGYEGVESEEYADVYVINTCTVTHMSDRKSRQYIRRVKKKNPNAIIAVVGCYSQVSPEEILDIEDVNLVMGTNDRKTIVEKVNEINSESKLSTVDDIMKVKEFESIEIKQTNGKTRAFIKIQDGCDRFCSYCIIPYARGRIRSRKLSEILEEINMLAQNGYKEVVLTGIHVASYGKDLRDEKIGLLDVIKEVDKVEGIERIRLSSVEPILFTDEFVNEICRIEKLAPHYHLSLQSGSTDTLKRMNRRYTADEYRNIVNVLRDRIDDVAITTDVIVGFPGESDEEFEETLEFLKEIELMHMHVFKYSPRKGTPAATMKDQIDPQVKQKRSDIILELSIENFKKFVNNQIDKEHRVLFEEKDRDGYYEGLTDNYIRIKVKSEKDIRGKLLKIKIKEICDDYCIGYLV, encoded by the coding sequence TTGAAGAAGGTAGCGTTTTATACCTTGGGATGTAAAGTAAATCAATACGAAACAGAAGCTATGTTAGAGCTTTTTGAAAAAGGTGGATATGAGGGTGTAGAAAGTGAAGAATATGCAGATGTATATGTCATCAATACATGTACCGTAACCCATATGTCAGATAGAAAATCAAGGCAGTATATAAGAAGAGTTAAAAAGAAAAACCCAAATGCTATTATTGCTGTAGTCGGATGTTATTCTCAGGTTTCTCCAGAGGAAATATTAGATATAGAAGATGTAAATCTTGTAATGGGAACAAATGATAGGAAGACAATAGTAGAGAAGGTCAATGAAATAAATTCTGAGTCTAAGTTAAGTACAGTAGATGATATTATGAAAGTCAAGGAATTTGAATCAATAGAAATAAAACAGACAAATGGTAAGACTAGAGCATTTATCAAGATTCAAGATGGTTGTGATAGATTCTGTTCATACTGTATAATACCTTACGCTAGAGGGAGAATTAGATCTCGTAAATTAAGTGAAATTTTAGAAGAAATAAATATGTTGGCACAAAATGGATATAAGGAAGTAGTGCTTACAGGTATACATGTAGCTTCTTACGGCAAAGACCTAAGAGATGAAAAGATAGGTTTATTAGATGTTATAAAAGAGGTTGACAAGGTAGAAGGAATTGAGAGGATTAGGCTTAGTTCAGTAGAACCTATATTATTTACAGACGAATTTGTAAATGAAATATGTAGGATTGAGAAATTGGCTCCACACTACCATTTGTCTTTACAAAGTGGATCAACAGACACATTAAAGAGAATGAATAGAAGATATACAGCAGATGAATATAGAAATATAGTGAATGTTCTAAGAGACAGAATAGATGATGTTGCGATTACTACAGATGTAATAGTTGGTTTTCCAGGTGAAAGCGATGAAGAATTTGAAGAAACTTTGGAATTTTTAAAAGAAATAGAATTAATGCATATGCATGTATTTAAATATTCACCTAGAAAGGGTACACCAGCAGCTACCATGAAGGATCAAATAGATCCACAAGTAAAGCAAAAAAGAAGTGATATTATACTAGAACTATCAATAGAAAATTTTAAGAAATTTGTTAACAATCAAATTGATAAAGAGCATAGAGTCCTTTTTGAAGAAAAAGATAGAGATGGTTATTATGAAGGTCTTACAGACAATTATATTAGAATAAAAGTAAAGTCAGAAAAAGATATACGCGGAAAATTACTAAAAATAAAAATCAAAGAAATATGTGATGATTATTGCATTGGTTATTTAGTTTAA
- a CDS encoding histidine triad nucleotide-binding protein: MDCIFCKIASGEIPSSMVYEDEKVAAFRDLSPVAPQHILVVPKKHYDSLEDIPMDEMDIISDIHRAIRKIAEQEGFNEDGYRIINNCGKNGGQEVPHIHYHLLAGKKLTKLVVD, translated from the coding sequence ATGGATTGTATTTTTTGTAAAATAGCAAGTGGAGAGATTCCAAGTTCTATGGTATATGAAGATGAAAAAGTTGCAGCATTTAGGGATTTATCACCAGTTGCACCCCAGCATATATTAGTGGTGCCTAAAAAGCATTATGATAGCCTTGAGGATATACCTATGGATGAAATGGATATAATATCTGATATTCATAGAGCAATTAGAAAAATAGCAGAACAAGAAGGTTTTAATGAAGATGGATACAGAATAATTAATAACTGTGGTAAGAACGGTGGCCAAGAGGTACCTCATATACACTATCACTTACTAGCAGGAAAAAAGCTTACAAAATTAGTTGTAGACTAA
- a CDS encoding PhoH family protein, with protein MIIQKQFQIYEPRFEREIFGNFDENAKLIEKNLNSDILLREGNIVLLGEEKNVDMTIKLLSELHKMVESGKTLDKQSILYSIDLLFAGSEDRIKELEGTIVVTKKGNPVQAKTLGQKEYVNLIENNDITFGIGPAGTGKTYLAVAMAVKSFKADEVSRIILTRPAVEAGESLGFLPGDMKDKVDPYLRPLYDALFDMFGPDKFNKFLDRGTIEVAPLAFMRGRTLDNAFIILDEAQNTTPEQMKMFLTRLGFGSKAVVTGDITQTDLPRNKKSGLIQATKILDGVKGIGYKELTEKDVVRHELVQRIIKAYTKFENRESYKKKK; from the coding sequence TTGATAATACAAAAACAGTTTCAAATTTATGAACCTAGATTCGAGAGGGAAATTTTTGGGAATTTTGATGAAAATGCAAAACTAATTGAAAAAAATTTAAATAGTGATATATTGCTTAGAGAAGGTAATATTGTTTTACTTGGTGAAGAAAAAAATGTGGATATGACAATAAAGTTACTAAGTGAATTACATAAAATGGTTGAATCTGGAAAAACTTTGGATAAACAATCTATATTATATTCAATAGACCTTTTATTCGCTGGTAGTGAAGACAGGATAAAAGAGTTAGAGGGAACCATTGTGGTTACTAAAAAAGGGAATCCAGTTCAGGCTAAGACTTTAGGTCAAAAAGAGTATGTTAATTTGATAGAAAATAATGATATTACTTTTGGTATAGGACCAGCTGGTACTGGTAAAACATATTTAGCTGTTGCTATGGCTGTAAAATCTTTCAAGGCTGACGAAGTTTCTAGAATCATATTGACTAGACCAGCAGTTGAGGCAGGTGAGTCTTTAGGTTTTTTGCCAGGTGATATGAAAGACAAGGTTGATCCATATTTAAGACCACTGTATGATGCATTATTTGATATGTTTGGTCCTGATAAGTTTAATAAATTTTTGGATAGAGGCACAATAGAAGTTGCACCTTTAGCATTTATGAGAGGTAGAACCTTAGATAATGCATTCATAATATTAGACGAAGCACAAAATACAACTCCAGAGCAGATGAAGATGTTTTTAACTAGACTTGGATTTGGATCAAAAGCAGTAGTTACAGGAGATATCACTCAAACTGACTTACCGAGAAATAAAAAAAGTGGACTGATACAAGCAACAAAGATATTGGATGGTGTAAAAGGAATCGGATATAAGGAACTAACTGAAAAAGATGTAGTAAGGCATGAATTAGTTCAAAGGATAATAAAGGCTTATACTAAATTTGAGAATAGAGAATCATATAAAAAGAAAAAATAA
- a CDS encoding diacylglycerol kinase: MNAAVDGIMYTFRSERNMKFHYLASLIVLVASLFFDFQKMEFITLLGAITLVVICEMINTAVEKTVDMVTSEFNPLAKIAKDVAAGAVLVSAIYAVGVAYLLFYNKLNMLTGNLAYRIRESELHITLICIAVVLIVVVTVKAMTYTGTPLKGGMPSGHAALAFALATSITLMTERVEASSLAYLIAILVAQSRIEGKIHTFWETLAGGLVGTLVAILVFQLGLFY, translated from the coding sequence ATGAATGCAGCTGTAGATGGAATTATGTATACTTTTAGAAGTGAAAGAAATATGAAATTTCATTATCTCGCTTCTTTAATAGTATTGGTAGCCAGTCTTTTCTTTGATTTTCAAAAAATGGAGTTTATAACTTTACTTGGAGCAATTACCCTAGTAGTAATTTGTGAAATGATAAATACAGCTGTTGAAAAAACTGTAGACATGGTCACTAGTGAATTTAATCCTCTGGCAAAAATAGCTAAGGATGTAGCGGCTGGTGCTGTTTTGGTATCTGCTATATATGCTGTAGGTGTTGCATATTTATTGTTTTACAATAAACTTAATATGCTGACAGGTAATCTAGCATATAGAATAAGAGAGTCCGAATTACATATAACACTAATTTGTATTGCAGTAGTTTTAATAGTAGTTGTAACAGTGAAAGCAATGACTTATACAGGAACACCTTTAAAGGGAGGTATGCCTAGTGGGCATGCTGCACTTGCTTTTGCATTAGCCACTTCAATTACATTAATGACAGAAAGAGTAGAAGCTTCATCTCTTGCATATTTAATAGCTATACTAGTTGCTCAAAGTAGAATAGAAGGAAAAATACATACTTTTTGGGAAACTCTTGCAGGTGGGTTAGTGGGTACATTAGTTGCTATACTTGTATTCCAACTAGGACTATTTTACTAA
- a CDS encoding GatB/YqeY domain-containing protein has translation MSLKERLQEDLKTSMKNKDKIKKSVITLVRAAIKQQEVDNRVELNDEEVMTIISKQLKQRKDSLVEFEKAGREDLVEETKSEIQVLQDYLPQQLSEEELEKIVIETISEVGATSMKDMGKIMAAIKPKTAGRADGRKINELVKKNL, from the coding sequence ATGTCCCTTAAAGAAAGACTACAAGAAGATTTAAAAACTTCTATGAAAAACAAAGATAAGATCAAAAAATCTGTTATTACTTTAGTTAGAGCAGCTATTAAGCAGCAAGAAGTTGACAATAGAGTTGAACTTAATGATGAAGAAGTAATGACTATAATTTCAAAACAGTTAAAGCAAAGAAAAGACTCTTTAGTCGAATTTGAAAAAGCTGGAAGAGAAGATTTGGTCGAAGAAACAAAATCTGAAATACAAGTTTTGCAAGATTATCTACCTCAACAATTAAGCGAAGAAGAATTAGAAAAAATAGTAATTGAAACTATTTCTGAAGTAGGTGCTACATCTATGAAGGATATGGGAAAAATTATGGCTGCTATTAAGCCAAAGACTGCAGGTCGTGCTGATGGCAGAAAAATAAATGAACTTGTTAAGAAGAATTTGTAA
- a CDS encoding putative heavy metal-binding protein: MIITTTGNVDGKQVDQYVGIVFGEVVSGVNMFKDLGAGLRNIFGGRSGSYENELLMARENALKEMEERARILGAEAVIGVKMDYEVLGADNGMLMVTCSGTAVTFR, encoded by the coding sequence ATGATAATTACAACAACAGGAAATGTGGATGGAAAACAGGTAGACCAATATGTTGGAATAGTATTTGGCGAAGTTGTATCAGGTGTTAATATGTTCAAAGATCTAGGTGCTGGACTAAGAAACATTTTTGGAGGAAGAAGTGGTAGCTATGAAAATGAGCTATTGATGGCAAGAGAAAACGCATTAAAAGAAATGGAAGAAAGAGCAAGAATTTTGGGCGCAGAAGCTGTTATAGGCGTAAAAATGGATTATGAAGTACTAGGCGCTGATAATGGCATGCTTATGGTTACATGTTCAGGAACAGCTGTAACATTTAGATAA
- the ybeY gene encoding rRNA maturation RNase YbeY — MEIIFDNRQDFLKVDKKLFEKIESVMEACLMYEGYEDDYDVSLSFVNNNEIRELNKNFRGIDKATDVLSFPLLTEDDSHVEFEEYSLGDIVISTEKAQEQAEEFGHSLEREICFLVCHSMFHLLGYDHMEEEEAIEMHGKERDLLNRLGITRDI, encoded by the coding sequence ATGGAAATAATTTTTGATAACAGGCAGGATTTTTTGAAAGTAGATAAAAAATTATTTGAAAAAATTGAATCTGTGATGGAGGCCTGTTTGATGTATGAAGGTTATGAAGATGATTATGACGTAAGTCTATCTTTTGTAAATAATAATGAAATTAGAGAATTGAATAAAAATTTCAGAGGCATAGACAAGGCTACGGATGTACTATCGTTTCCTTTGTTGACAGAAGATGATTCACATGTAGAATTTGAAGAATATTCTCTTGGAGATATAGTTATCTCTACAGAAAAAGCACAGGAGCAGGCAGAAGAATTTGGTCACTCTTTGGAAAGAGAAATTTGTTTTTTAGTATGTCACAGTATGTTTCATTTATTAGGATATGATCATATGGAAGAAGAAGAAGCAATTGAAATGCATGGAAAAGAGAGAGATTTATTAAACAGGCTGGGTATTACAAGGGATATTTAG
- the era gene encoding GTPase Era — protein sequence MEYKSGFVSIVGRPNVGKSTLMNNIVGEKIAIMSDKPQTTRNTIQAVYTDEEAQIVFMDTPGIHKPKNRLGEMMVKSAEDAFKNVDCIIFVVDNSKSIGKGDSMIIENLRKAKTPVFLILNKIDKLESKEELFDLIKMYDDLEVFKDIIPTSALNNSNLDSILSVIKKNLKPGPKYFPDYMITDQPERVLVSELIREKVLHYTNEEVPHGVAIEIERMKVRPNKNIMDISAIIYCERDSHKGIIIGKNGRKLKGIGKSAREEIEFLLGTQVNLQLWVKVKENWRNLQNYINDLGLNENKEY from the coding sequence ATGGAATATAAATCGGGTTTCGTGAGTATAGTTGGTAGGCCAAATGTAGGTAAATCAACACTTATGAACAATATTGTCGGAGAGAAAATAGCTATAATGAGCGATAAACCTCAAACAACTAGAAACACTATTCAAGCTGTTTATACAGATGAAGAAGCTCAGATAGTTTTTATGGATACTCCAGGCATACACAAGCCAAAAAATAGATTAGGAGAAATGATGGTAAAATCTGCAGAAGACGCATTTAAAAATGTTGACTGCATTATTTTCGTAGTTGATAACTCGAAATCTATAGGCAAGGGTGATTCTATGATAATAGAAAATCTAAGGAAAGCAAAAACACCTGTCTTTCTGATACTAAATAAAATAGATAAATTAGAAAGCAAAGAAGAGCTTTTTGATTTAATTAAAATGTATGATGATTTGGAAGTTTTTAAAGATATAATTCCAACATCAGCGCTAAACAACTCAAACTTAGACTCAATTTTAAGTGTAATAAAGAAAAATTTAAAGCCAGGTCCAAAATATTTTCCTGACTATATGATTACTGATCAGCCTGAAAGAGTGCTGGTATCAGAACTGATAAGAGAAAAAGTTTTACATTATACAAATGAGGAAGTGCCTCATGGTGTTGCTATAGAGATAGAAAGAATGAAGGTAAGACCAAATAAAAATATTATGGATATTTCTGCTATAATATACTGTGAAAGAGATTCACATAAAGGTATTATTATAGGTAAAAATGGACGTAAACTGAAAGGTATAGGTAAATCGGCCAGAGAAGAAATAGAGTTTTTGCTAGGAACTCAAGTTAATTTACAATTGTGGGTAAAGGTAAAAGAAAACTGGAGAAATCTTCAGAACTATATAAATGATCTTGGGTTAAATGAAAATAAAGAATATTAA